Proteins encoded by one window of Pelecanus crispus isolate bPelCri1 chromosome 8, bPelCri1.pri, whole genome shotgun sequence:
- the SIAH1 gene encoding E3 ubiquitin-protein ligase SIAH1, which yields MSRQTATALPTGTSKCTPSQRVPALTGTTASNNDLASLFECPVCFDYVLPPILQCQSGHLVCSNCRPKLTCCPTCRGPLGSIRNLAMEKVANSVLFPCKYASSGCEITLPHTEKADHEELCEFRPYSCPCPGASCKWQGSLDAVMPHLMHQHKSITTLQGEDIVFLATDINLPGAVDWVMMQSCFGFHFMLVLEKQEKYDGHQQFFAIVQLIGTRKQAENFAYRLELNGHRRRLTWEATPRSIHEGIATAIMNSDCLVFDTSIAQLFAENGNLGINVTISMC from the coding sequence ATGAGCCGTCAGACTGCTACAGCACTACCTACAGGTACTTCAAAGTGCACGCCATCACAGAGGGTGCCTGCACTGACTGGCACTACAGCTTCCAATAATGACTTGGCTAGTCTCTTTGAGTGTCCTGTGTGTTTTGACTATGTGCTGCCACCAATTCTTCAGTGTCAGAGTGGCCATCTTGTTTGTAGCAACTGTCGCCCCAAACTTACGTGCTGTCCAACTTGCCGAGGCCCGCTGGGCTCCATTCGTAACCTGGCTATGGAGAAAGTTGCCAATTCTGTACTATTCCCATGTAAATATGCCTCCTCCGGATGCGAGATAACTTTgccacacacagaaaaagcagaccATGAGGAGCTGTGTGAGTTTAGGCCTTATTCCTGTCCATGTCCCGGTGCTTCATGTAAATGGCAAGGTTCCCTGGATGCTGTAATGCCACACCTGATGCATCAACATAAGTCAATTACAACACTTCAGGGAGAAGATATAGTGTTCCTTGCTACAGACATTAATCTTCCTGGTGCTGTTGACTGGGTTATGATGCAGTCTTGTTTTGGCTTTCATTTCATGTTAGTTTtggagaaacaggaaaaatatgatGGTCACCAGCAGTTCTTTGCAATTGTACAGCTGATAGGAACACGCAAGCAAGCAGAAAACTTTGCTTATCGACTTGAGTTAAATGGTCATAGGCGGCGATTGACTTGGGAAGCAACTCCTCGATCTATTCACGAGGGAATTGCAACAGCCATTATGAATAGTGACTGTCTAGTCTTTGACACCAGCATTGCACAGCTCTTTGCAGAAAATGGCAATTTAGGCATCAATGTAACTATATCCATGTGTTGA